GGAATTTTGAACTAAATAATTCGGCCTATGCCAAACAAGGCCGAAGTGAAGCCTCAGGTCCATTATGGAAGCCCATAATCTTTAGTCCACTCCTATTACAGGCCGAAATCTAAAACCACAATGGGCCGAAGATGTGGGCTGCCGAAACAGGCCTTACAAACTGGTGTGGTAAGCCCATAAATGTAAGCCCGTACGTGGCCCACACAACACGTGAAGTTGGGCCCAAGTCCCAAAATTCCATTTGACACAACCAAAACAGGCCCTACGTTTCTCGCTCTTCcagtcttcctcctctttctctctctctcgcaagTCTCGACTACTACCGGGAAGGCCATTCCCAGTGCTCCGACCGCCGCGCCAATCAACCGCCGTCAGCCACCGgacagccggccgccgccgccgcccgtcccaCTTGGCCCGCATCGCAACGCCACCAGGGGACgcgaccgccgcctccccaccccTCCGGCAACGCCCGCCCGGGGCCGCGGCCGCatcagccgcccgccgccggggacgcccATGGCGACGACGCCGGAGACGCTGCCCAACTCGGAGGCCGTCTCCCACGCCTACAAGTTCGCCTCCACCTGGGAGAAGGTCGGTTTCCTCGCTTCGCTGCGCGTCGGGTGGGTGTGTGATCCAGTGGTAGCACTGGTGGATCTGATCTGATGGACTTGGGCTTTCGCTGCTGCAGAACGCGCCGCTCACGGAGCAGCAGAATGCCGCGATCGCCGCGCTTTCCCGCGCCGTGTCCGAGAGGCCGTTCCCGGCCAACCTGGTGAGGCGCCACATCTCGGGATTGTGTGCGATGGTTTGATCCATAGGCCCTGTTGCTTGCGATGACTAAATGTTGTGATCTGATGCTACCATGGTTTGGTTTAGTTTAGTTTGCCGTGCTATGCTCGGGATAGACTAGCCTGTCAATTGTACTTGAAGGATTTGAGATATTTCATTAGTTGCAACACAGCATACATACTCCATTTGGTAGTTCAGCGGTAGCGGTTAGTTTGGTTTATAATTGACAGTACATGAGTCAGGTGAATTTGCAGTTCTGTTTCGTTGGTGATGTTTCTGTGCCACTATTAGCTCACTCTCCACAATTCAATACTCTAGCTAGTGCTGGATTTGTGATGATGTTTGATGTTTCAATTGGGTATCAAATGGGTTTATAAGTGCGTTGTTTTTATGGTCTTGTTATGTTATTTCATTGGAGGGttgctttttttaatttgatagAAGGCTGTATTTTGAGGTCTATTTCCCTTCCGGCTTTATATTATTGCTTGACATTAAAACATATTGCTGGGTGTTACATCAGGAGAAAAGTTTAGTGAAGGATGGGGGTGTGGTTGTGCCAGAAAAAGAGGCTGCATTAGAGGAGGGTGCAATGGATGCAGTCTTGGTGAATACGCATCAGGTTAGTTTCATAATCTTGTTGATATATCACTTGTATGATTGATCAGAGAATTTCGGTATTCTATCTATTCAACCTTAAGTTGTGTCAGGATAGAAGGTAAACTATTTCTGCAGGTTGAGCTAATACCTTTATTACCTCCTGTAGTTCTACAAATGGTTTTCTGAACTGGAATCAGCTATGAAATCTGAGGTTTGTGCATGTTCATTTCTTTTGTTAGTGATGGCAACTTGTGGTAAAACAATGATTTTACCCCTCTAGTTTATTTGACAGACGGAAGAAAAGTATCGTCTCTACGAGAGTACATTAGAGGAACGTGTTAAAACATGTGATGGTATTCTTCAACAAGTAGGTTTATGAACCCTTTTGTTTGTTAATATTTGCAAAATCTTTTAAGGAATATGGATGCTCTTATCCTTTTCAATAtaacatatttaaaatatgtcCATTCAGGTGGATGACACACTGAACTTATTTGAAGAACTGCAATCGTTGCATTTGAGTGTTGCCACAAAGACAAAAACTTTGCACGATGCTTGCGACCAACTTGTATGCACCCTTTTCTCTAAGATTCTAAATACTTGCACTTTTGCTATTCTTTCTGTTATTTTTTTGGCATTTTGTCAGATTAGTTATTTATAGTGAAACTTCCACTCTAAAGGACTGTTACTCTGCCATGTGCACATAAACCACTTTTAAGAATGTATTCAATATTAGTGAAACTTAACAGATCGCCTGCCTTGTATTGTGCAGCTTTGGTAAATTTACAATATGGCATTTTAGGTGCCCAAAGGAAAAACTCATTGGCCTGTTTGTCATCTTGGACCTCATGTTAATGATCTTATTAGTGATATATTTTGTATAGCTCTTATCTACTCTTTTAGTTTGAACAGAATTACAAAATTCTTTGATGCAGTTTCAACACATATAGATTTAACATTACAAAACTGTTGCATTAATAAAAACAAATCATTCTAGTAATCTTTTGTTTGTAGGAACTGTATTATGATCTACAAGCATGCTTCATTTCATATACCCCTGTTTGAGATAATTTTTTGACCAGATTATTGCTAAGGATTATCTACTTTAAAAGCagggaaaaaggaaatattttgagaaataaacttaacaaacaGCTTAGAACAAGTGATCTAAGCAAtgcagtagttttttttttggaaaacgtATTTTTCGAAGCATGAAGCAAATAATCCGTTTCAACAATCTGGTGAATAATCTGAAAAGAACAGGGCCTAAATGAACACACGAGTTACCTTTTAACTACCCTTTTTTGTGTAGTATTTTCTTAGTTTATTCATGTCGTAAATGCAAATATATATTCTCATTTTGCCATATTGCTGGTCCCTCTTCCGTTTTTTTAATGAAGTGTTTCAGTCAATGGACTATCATTTCTAAATTCGAATGTAATGCAGTTGTTGGAGAAACAAAGGCTGATTGAGTTTGCAGAAGCACTTCGAAGTAGGTTGAACTACTTTGATGAATTGGAAAATGTAAGGTTTGGCATCCCTAGTTTGTCTATTGAGCATTAGAttaataaatttgattaaattaatgCCTCTCCTACAAGTTCTACATCTCACACAAGCATAATGAATTCTGCCATACATCTACTTTGAAATTTAATTGTTGAACTTATGTGAAACCTTATTCAAAATTTCCAACGTTATCTACTACATCCTAATGCTTGCATCCTTGATCATTTTGTTAGTTGGAGAGGTCAGCATGGTCTCCGTGGTTCATTTGTTCCAGAAAATGTTTATTCCATGTTTCGGAGGATATATACTTTAGATTTGATCCCAATGGATGTCTTAGATCTGAATTTTGAGCTGATTCGTATTGTCACCTTGTGGTTAGTGCTAACTTGTACATGATGATGAGTGGCTTGTATTTTTGAAGATCCCACTGTTTGCTACTGTTCTAGTATATTCTGTAGCTGCATAATCTTGAACATTTCTGGCCACTAACCACACTTATTCAATTCTACCATCCAAGTACACAATGTATCCTGATGATCTCATTCATACATTATCTGTAATGTTGATTACacaatctgttttttttaaaatcctaTTTTTTCTCTGGTTAACCTGCTTCATATGGTTTAAAATACTGTCTCCATTTTGCAGGTCTCTACTAGCTTTTATTCTCAAACTATGAACATCGGAAATGAACAATTTCTTCCACTTTTGAAACGGCTCGATGATTGTATTTCGTAAGTAGTAATAGACAATGCTCTGTGTGTAGTTTTAGGGTGCTGAGATTTAAGGAGTTCATGCTGTATCCTGTTTGGGTGCTTATAGGTATGTTGAAAATAATCCACAATATGCTGAATCTGCGGTGTACTTGGTTAAGTTTCGCCAACTTCAGGTAAAGGTCTACTTGAATTGAACTACATGGATAGTCATCACAGGTTAGATACTTTGACCTGATAATTATATGCTTCTTTTATTGCAGTCTCGTGCATTAGGTATGATTCGGTCACATGTCCTGTCAATACTTAAAGCCGCTTCATCCCAGGTGATTTTCAGTTGAACTTTGGTAGGTAAATGCGATATGACTACTAAATACCAGATAATAGCTTGATTTTATTTCAGGTTCAAGCGGCAATTCGAGGTAATGGTTCAGCAAAAAATGTTGTTACAGAGGGTGTGGAAGCATCCCTTATCTATGTTCGCTTCAAGGCAGCTGCTAGTGAGGTATACCTTTTCATCAAATGATCTACAGTTATATAGAAAGGCTTAAACAAACTGTAGCTATGTGATCTATATACCAGTAACACCTCAAAGTTATAACTCTGCTGCCTCTGGTTCTTGTTTTCCAGCTTAAACCAATCTTAGGTGAGATTGAAAGTAGATCTTCTCGGAAAGAATACACGCAGATTCTTTCAGAATGTCACAGCTTGTTCTGTGAACAGAGGTTATACTTGGTAAGATCAAACAATTATTggttttatattttccttttttggcatgGACCTGATTATTTCTTATCACTTGTTATGCAACTAAAGATACGAGGCATGGTGCAGCAACGAATTTCTGAATTTGCTAGAAAAGAAGCTTTGCCTTCTCTAACAAGATCTGGATGTGCCTATCTGATGGAGGTAACTGCATGTTTAATACTTTCTAGTTTTCTTATTTTCATCTGTGTTGTAGGTTTCTCTTTCCATATTCAGAAAGTTACATCTTACAGTTGTACACGATAGCATTCTGTAATGTAGAAGAATTGAGCAACACATTGTATATTTAGTTTCCTAATATTACGTGCTCTGCTTACTCCTCATGCTGAGTATGATGCActtatcattattatttttggcATATTTGTTCTAAAGCATTGAAAGTTCTTGATTTTTAGTTTTATACAACTGAAAGTCTCGGGGTTCACTTATTAGTATCTCAAGGTCACCCAATTCCTCATTTTACCATTTCCATCCTTTTGAGGCCAATAGAAGTTAGTTATGATGGCTTCCCCTCAACCTGGGACTTTCAATGTCATAAAACTGAATTCTGAGCCTTTGACGGCACATAACCAATTTTATCTAATCTCCAGTATTCatgcttttatttttctctcctcttatAATATTCAGCTGATTTTGACTGCAAGACATATTTTACTACTTTTCCTGTTGCTTCTCAGGCATGCCAATTTGAGCACCAGCTTTTTGCTCACTTTTTCCCGGCATCTGCATCAGATGTTTCAAGTATTGCTCCTTTAATGGACCCACTGTAAGCTTTTAGTCCCTCTGGTTCTTATACTGCAATGTAAGCATCTGTAATTTGTTCTGCAAATTCGCTAAAACCTGACTTTAGACTTGCATAAGTTTTTCTATTAGCTAACCAACAATCAAGGAATAGGCTTTAGAATAAATAGGATTTTCAGGAACTAGAAATTATCTGGATCTTAATATAAGACCCCCCAAAAATTCCTCAGGCCTATACCAGCTTCCTATTAGTGGGCTAGTCAAGTATAAATGTGTAATCGAACCTTAAATTCCTATGTTAAGATGAGTTTACAGAAGATTTCATCAACTTAAGAAATAGATAGAAGTTCCTTTCCTAAACAAGAGAGATGATTATTGAAGTTCTGTCATACAAAAAGTTTAGAACCTATAGATATGTTGacattgtaaatatattttcttgttAAAACATATGGAACACAGATTATTTGGTTAGTTTCTGCAACACCCTTGTTGTATGATTCAAATTTATATTGACGTGTGTATTGTGTAGCGTTCATACTTTTATGTTATCAACTTTTCATCTAAGGTGATTAACTGAATATCTGATATGCCTTTGTATTCAGGTGCACGTACTTGTATGATACTCTGAGGCCTAGACTGATTTATGAGGGAAGCATTGATTCTCTGTGTGAACTCGTTGACATTCTGAAGGTCGAAGTGCTAGGGGAACAACTAAGTAGACGAGGAGAATCAGTAGCTGGGCTTCGACCCGTATTGCAAAGGATACTTGCAGACGTTCATGAGCGGTTGGCCTTTTGTGCTCGGACTCATATTCGTGAGGAGGTACTATTTAAAATATGCCCCTTATTGGTgacttcatgtttttttttttcagtcagCATGTTTTCGTTTGAGTACGTGGTGCATATTTCGTTCATTTGTTCGCAAATAATGTATGGTTCCAATGTTGAGAACAGCTGTCATGTGGACTTATGTCAAGTTTGTTGTAGAACCTGCAATGCTTTTAGGGAAAACTTGATGGTTAAATGGcacttaaaataatatattagttATTTGAAGTGCTTGACGTTCTTCACTGGTGATCTGAATGAGATTCTTTTATGAGCATTGCTGGATGTTGCATGCCAATTACAAGGGAAATGGTTGATTATTGTGTCATTTGAAGTTTTTGATAGTGAACATATTGTTAGCAATGTCTGCAGAACTAGAATGAACTAGCCATGAATTGAAAACTGAACTTGAAGATCCCCTGAGTTTTAGTTATTATTTAGACAATCTTGAGCTCAGGAATGAAGGAGACTTTTCTTATATATTGTTTAATctatttcatcttttttttttgttaattttgttttcttactaTTGTTCAGATTGCAAACTTCCGCCCTTCTGATGAAGATCTGGATTATCCTGGAAAGCTTGAGAGATCCGTAGATGCAACTACAAGTTCTAATGTTAGTTTTGTTCTTAGTTTAATGAAAGTTCATTTCAATTTAACTCTTTATGGTCCTAGTCATTCAATAAAAATCTGTCCTAACAGTTGGTTCACACACAGTTTTACTGGCTCAGATGTGTGCTTAAGATGGTACTATCAGTTTTATAGATTTTGTAATTTCTTCACTCCCTTATGTGCTAACATCATTTTTCTCCATGCTGTCATCTGATGTTAAACAAAGCACATGTTGCTTATAACTGAATCCAGTTTTAATCACGAGCATTATGAATTATCAGTGTAGTTAAAACATTAATCTAATTTCTTATGTTTCAATCTGTAGGTTAGTGGCAACTCGGACATATATGTGACATGGTATAGACCACTGGAGAAAACAGTGTCTTGTCTGTCAAAGCTATATCACCGCTTAGAACCTACAGTTTTTACTGGATTAGCCCAGGTATTGGACCTCTTAAAGCTTAAGATATTTTCTGTTGTTCATTGTTCATTTCTTGATCGAGGCCATGGCATCGAACTTGACATATAATTTCGATCTTCACCAGGAAGCTGTAGAAGTTTGCTCCACATCTCTTCAGGTCTGTATTCTCCTTCCCTTATTGTTCATGTCTTAACAAGATCTAAAGAACATGTTTTATGTGTTGAACTGCACTCTTTGATATTCAGAGCGTATCTGTTTGATCCTGTGAACAGAATGCAAGCAAGGTCATTGCAAAAAAAGCAACTGCAATGGATGGACAGCTTTTCCTAATTAAGCACCTTCTTATTTTAAGAGAACAGGTGATACAATTTGTACAGTATGTCAAGTCAAAATTTTATAGCATGCATAAGTCCATCGGGCAACTCATGTGGTACTATACATGTTTTCAGATTGCTCCATTTGATATTGAGTTTTCTGTCACGCATAAGGAGCTGGATTTCTCCCATTTGCTGGTATGTGCAACTTTGTTCTTTTCATTTGAGTATGAACTGCTTAGCCGTTGCATAACCATGTGTACCATTTTTTACATGAAGCTTGATGTTTGAGGAAGTTATGGATTGTTTTTGCTTGTATTACATGTATACTGTTCATGCTTTTTACGGAAACTGTTTCACATGTTCACctttttttataagaaaaggAGTATTCACTTGTTACATGCATGGAAAGATGTCGTTAGAACTATTTCACTGATATATAAAAAATGCCAGTATATTTGATAACTCTTGTCACCATGAAACCAGACTTCTAATAGACCATCTGGCAACAAACAAATTACTTGCGTTTTTTATTGCTTTCATCAGCTGTTTCATATTTGTGGTAAGAACACAAAGAATCATTAGTACTAGATGTCTCCGTAGACAAATTCTTATTgttattttctgttttttcttgcGCCCATATAACAAAAggcttttgctttcttttctcttgCCCATTCACCAGATGAATAAGTTGAGAGATTTCTTTTTGCCTGTAGTAAGATATAAAGtaggaaaaaaagtaaaatgacCTCCCTGGCTCATCAGCTGAGACAAAGATATTAATGTCTATTGCATTCTATCAAATTCAACTCATGGGTTGGTCAGCTGAACTTAGCAAACATAAGGTGCTATCCCTGAAATATGGGTGTCAAGTACTGGTGTGCGGTCTTGTCCTCATAAATGATACGTTGACAAGATCAACTGTTACATTCTAGACTTTATTTAGAGAACTTTCTAATTGTATTGATGTTTGTCAGAAATCTTTGTAAAA
The Oryza glaberrima chromosome 8, OglaRS2, whole genome shotgun sequence DNA segment above includes these coding regions:
- the LOC127782156 gene encoding conserved oligomeric Golgi complex subunit 3, translating into MATTPETLPNSEAVSHAYKFASTWEKNAPLTEQQNAAIAALSRAVSERPFPANLEKSLVKDGGVVVPEKEAALEEGAMDAVLVNTHQFYKWFSELESAMKSETEEKYRLYESTLEERVKTCDGILQQVDDTLNLFEELQSLHLSVATKTKTLHDACDQLLLEKQRLIEFAEALRSRLNYFDELENVSTSFYSQTMNIGNEQFLPLLKRLDDCISYVENNPQYAESAVYLVKFRQLQSRALGMIRSHVLSILKAASSQVQAAIRGNGSAKNVVTEGVEASLIYVRFKAAASELKPILGEIESRSSRKEYTQILSECHSLFCEQRLYLIRGMVQQRISEFARKEALPSLTRSGCAYLMEACQFEHQLFAHFFPASASDVSSIAPLMDPLCTYLYDTLRPRLIYEGSIDSLCELVDILKVEVLGEQLSRRGESVAGLRPVLQRILADVHERLAFCARTHIREEIANFRPSDEDLDYPGKLERSVDATTSSNVSGNSDIYVTWYRPLEKTVSCLSKLYHRLEPTVFTGLAQEAVEVCSTSLQNASKVIAKKATAMDGQLFLIKHLLILREQIAPFDIEFSVTHKELDFSHLLDHLRRILRGQVSLFDWSRSTSLARTFSPRVLENQIDARKELEKSLKSTCEEFIMSITKLVVDPMLSFVTKVTAVKVALSSGSQGQKLDSVLAKPLKTQAFASPDKVAELVQKVGTAIQQDLPKVMTMMRLYLQNPSTRLILFKPIKTNIVEAHIQLHSLLKSEYTADEIQSIGMLPIPDLQSQLDALL